In a genomic window of Halobiforma lacisalsi AJ5:
- the tnpC gene encoding IS66 family transposase, producing the protein MNADDFTKEELLSRLLQLEQRVEELERENKRKDKKIDQKDERIEELETRLRKYENPHTPPSKRRSGTDESPTSQDDEDENVRTDGGTPGRKDGHDPEWRATADPDKEIDVTCDCCPECGEHFDESVGVSPRLVEEVPDPQPPEITRYNRHYYQCSSCGTETVATHPDCPDEGQFGVNVISQAALSRYDHRLPYRKIADRFEQLHGLELSGASAWHATERAARAGRCEYEQIRRQIQQAEIVHVDETGIKREGEQAWIWTFRTSEHTLYAVRESRGSDVPAEVLGEDFPGTVICDGWTAYPAFSSNLQRCWAHLLREAEDAASDHEEAEPVYRYLKQMFVGLQSWLETDPSLRERAQMHRSCQNGLRSLVGRSVTDEPVATLLGKIEGGIDHWLTFVGEPAVSPTNNAAENALREPVVLRKIIGTLRNDRGMFVHETILSLLATWRQQGRNPYEELRRVVNNNEMISRAHTEPAVETSG; encoded by the coding sequence GTGAACGCAGACGATTTCACCAAAGAAGAGCTCCTTTCTCGGCTTCTCCAACTTGAGCAACGAGTCGAAGAACTCGAACGGGAGAACAAGCGAAAGGACAAGAAAATCGATCAGAAGGACGAGCGGATAGAAGAACTCGAAACACGCCTTCGCAAATACGAAAATCCGCATACACCGCCCAGTAAGCGACGGTCGGGGACTGACGAGTCCCCGACCTCGCAGGACGACGAAGACGAGAATGTTCGAACCGATGGCGGTACTCCCGGACGGAAGGACGGTCACGACCCTGAGTGGCGTGCAACAGCAGATCCCGACAAAGAGATCGATGTCACCTGTGACTGTTGTCCCGAGTGTGGCGAACACTTCGACGAGTCGGTGGGCGTCAGCCCCCGACTCGTCGAGGAGGTTCCCGATCCACAGCCACCAGAAATCACCCGGTACAACCGTCACTACTACCAGTGCAGCTCTTGTGGAACAGAAACCGTTGCTACACACCCCGACTGCCCCGATGAGGGGCAGTTCGGGGTGAACGTCATCTCTCAAGCAGCACTTTCTCGGTACGATCACCGCCTCCCCTACCGGAAAATCGCTGACCGGTTCGAGCAACTGCATGGATTAGAACTCTCGGGCGCGTCCGCGTGGCACGCGACCGAGCGCGCTGCGCGCGCCGGTCGCTGCGAATACGAACAGATTCGAAGACAGATTCAGCAAGCAGAGATCGTTCACGTTGACGAAACCGGTATCAAACGCGAGGGTGAGCAGGCGTGGATTTGGACGTTTCGGACGAGCGAGCACACGCTATACGCCGTAAGGGAGAGTCGTGGAAGTGATGTTCCCGCGGAAGTCCTCGGCGAGGACTTCCCGGGAACGGTCATCTGCGATGGGTGGACGGCGTATCCAGCGTTCAGCAGTAACCTTCAGCGGTGCTGGGCACATCTTCTCCGAGAAGCTGAAGACGCTGCTAGTGACCACGAGGAGGCAGAACCCGTTTACCGGTATCTCAAGCAGATGTTCGTCGGTCTCCAGTCGTGGCTGGAGACCGACCCGAGTCTTCGTGAGAGAGCACAGATGCACCGCTCATGCCAGAACGGGCTTAGATCGCTCGTGGGGCGGTCAGTAACCGACGAACCAGTGGCAACACTACTCGGGAAAATCGAAGGAGGGATCGACCACTGGCTCACCTTCGTCGGTGAGCCAGCGGTCTCCCCGACGAACAACGCAGCTGAGAACGCACTTCGTGAACCAGTCGTTCTCCGGAAAATCATCGGGACACTCCGTAACGATCGAGGTATGTTCGTTCACGAGACGATCTTGTCCCTGCTGGCGACATGGCGCCAGCAGGGACGCAATCCCTACGAAGAACTTCGCCGAGTCGTCAACAACAATGAGATGATATCACGGGCTCACACTGAACCGGCTGTTGAGACTTCGGGGTAA